One window from the genome of Anguilla rostrata isolate EN2019 chromosome 5, ASM1855537v3, whole genome shotgun sequence encodes:
- the ppid gene encoding peptidyl-prolyl cis-trans isomerase D: protein MLNPTPTSKPSNPENPRVFFDVDIGGERVGRIVFELFADVVPKTAENFRALCTGEKGEGATTGKPLHFKGCPFHRIIKKFMIQGGDFSCQNGTGGESIYGEKFEDENFNYKHDKEGLLSMANAGPNTNGSQFFITTVPTEHLDGKHVVFGQVLKGMGVVKILEAAETKEDTPVKLCVIAECGEHKAGDDWGVAPNDGSGDTHPDFPEDSDVNFKDVDNILSVAEDVKNIGNNFFKSQNWTAANKKYSKALRYLEVCGDALDDEEAQKRLEPTALSCILNIAACKLKMQLWQEAIDSCNEALALNPANTKTLYRRAQGWQGMKEYNSALLDLQKAQQIAPEDKAIGNEMLRVKQKVKEEKEKEKRAYAKMFA, encoded by the exons ATGTTAAACCCAACACCGACCAGCAAACCTTCGAACCCAGAAAACCCTCGAGTATTCTTTGACGTTGACATTGGCGGAGAACGAG TTGGGCGCATCGTGTTTGAACTCTTCGCAGATGTTGTACCCAAGACCGCAGAAAATTTCAGGGCCTTGTGCACCGGCGAAAAAGGGGAGGGTGCCACAACAGGAAAGCCGCTACACTTCAAAGGATGTCCATTCCACAGGA ttaTAAAGAAGTTTATGATCCAGGGAGGGGATTTCTCCTGTCAAAATGGCACTGGAGGAGAGAGCATTTATGGGGAGAAGTTTGAAGATGAAAACTTTAACTACAAA CACGACAAGGAAGGCTTGCTCAGCATGGCCAATGCAGGACCCAACACAAATGGTTCGCAATTTTTCATCACCACCGTCCCCACGGAACACCTGGATGGGAAACATGTAGTCTTTGGCCAGGTGCTGAAAGGCATGGGGGTTGTCAAAATCCTAGAGGCCGCAGAGACAAAGGAGGACACGCCAGTGAAG CTGTGCGTCATTGCTGAATGTGGAGAACACAAGGCTGGGGATGACTGGGGGGTCGCCCCGAATGACGGTTCCGGGGACACTCATCCCGACTTTCCGGAGGATTCCGACGTCAATTTTAAAGAT GTTGACAACATTTTATCAGTCGCTGAAGATGTCAAGAATATTGGTAACAACTTCTTCAAATCCCAAAACTGGACAGCGGCTAATAAGAAGTACTCCAAAGCTCTGAG GTACTTGGAAGTTTGCGGGGACGCTCTGGACGACGAGGAAGCACAGAAAAGGCTGGAGCCCACTGCCCTGAGCTGCATTTTGAACATCGCTGCTTGTAAGCTGAAAATGCAGCTCTGGCAAGAAGCCATCGACAGCTGCAATGAG GCACTTGCATTGAACCCTGCAAACACTAAAACGCTGTACAGACGGGCTCAAGGATGGCAGGGAATGAAGGAGTACAACAGTGCTCTG CTTGACCTTCAAAAAGCTCAACAGATAGCACCCGAGGACAAAG CAATTGGGAATGAGATGCTGAGAGTCAAACAGAAGGTaaaagaggaaaaggagaaggagaagagagcgTATGCAAAAATGTTTGCTTGA